The Synchiropus splendidus isolate RoL2022-P1 chromosome 1, RoL_Sspl_1.0, whole genome shotgun sequence genome includes a window with the following:
- the LOC128758970 gene encoding LOW QUALITY PROTEIN: gap junction delta-3 protein-like (The sequence of the model RefSeq protein was modified relative to this genomic sequence to represent the inferred CDS: substituted 1 base at 1 genomic stop codon), translating into MGEWSFLESLFANLXAHSPMLGRFWLVIMMIFRILILGTVASDLFEDEQEEFACNTLQPGCKQVCYDMAFPISQYRFWVFHIVLIATPSLLFLMYAMHHHSKRSSSSLSQCSLAQSREARQLKRMYFVNVGFRIATEVAFLWGQWWLYGFQVEAQFPCSRFPCPYTVDCFTSRPAEKTIFLCFYFTVGVVSAVSSSVELIQGSMKWFRSPPHLRVFQIQQRFESEKKLESEHVMIHEHVRV; encoded by the coding sequence ATGGGTGAATGGAGCTTCCTCGAGAGCCTCTTCGCCAACCTCTAGGCCCACTCACCGATGCTGGGTCGCTTCTGGCTGGTCATCATGATGATCTTTCGGATCCTCATCTTGGGCACGGTGGCCAGCGACCTGTTCGAGGACGAGCAGGAGGAGTTTGCCTGCAACACGCTCCAGCCGGGATGCAAGCAGGTCTGCTACGACATGGCCTTCCCCATCTCCCAGTACCGTTTCTGGGTGTTCCACATTGTCCTTATTGCCACGCCTTCGCTGCTCTTCCTCATGTACGCCATGCACCATCACAGCAAGAGGAGCTCCTCCAGCCTCAGTCAGTGCAGCCTGGCTCAGAGCAGGGAGGCCCGCCAACTTAAGCGCATGTACTTTGTCAACGTGGGCTTCCGCATTGCAACCGAAGTGGCTTTCCTGTGGGGTCAGTGGTGGCTCTACGGCTTCCAGGTCGAGGCCCAGTTTCCCTGCAGTCGCTTTCCTTGTCCTTACACAGTGGACTGCTTCACCTCCCGTCCTGCAGAGAAAaccatcttcctctgcttctaCTTTACTGTGGGGGTTGTGTCAGCTGTCTCCAGCTCGGTGGAACTCATCCAAGGCTCCATGAAGTGGTTCCGTTCCCCTCCTCATCTGCGCGTCTTCCAGATCCAGCAGCGGTTCGAGTcagagaagaagctggagtCTGAGCATGTGATGATACATGAACACGTCAGAGTGTGA